Proteins encoded by one window of Lacipirellulaceae bacterium:
- a CDS encoding DUF1559 domain-containing protein — protein sequence MRNKTKGLTLVEGLIVLVVLFIVVGLLMPSIRTARNPARQSMCRNNLRQVSLALLNYEKANGTLPPAYSVDESGKRLHSWRTLILPYIESGSLHELIDFTKPWDDPANAKARETPFPTYLCPSYPGEDETLTTYLAVVGPGCAFTGSEPREFSGESERAASLITVIDAPHERAVHWMSPEDITPEEVLAFDEETKWQHVGVGLVAHFDGSCHSLPKDIDQEELRAMLTLSVAELPETP from the coding sequence ATGAGAAACAAAACGAAAGGTCTCACGCTCGTCGAAGGTCTGATTGTTCTAGTGGTGCTTTTTATCGTCGTTGGATTGCTAATGCCGTCGATCCGTACTGCACGAAATCCAGCTCGCCAGAGTATGTGTAGAAACAATCTCAGGCAGGTTTCGCTGGCACTCTTGAACTATGAAAAGGCAAACGGAACCCTCCCTCCAGCATACTCCGTGGATGAAAGTGGTAAGCGTCTGCATAGTTGGCGGACGCTCATATTGCCCTATATAGAAAGTGGTTCATTGCACGAGCTGATCGACTTCACCAAGCCTTGGGACGACCCGGCCAACGCCAAGGCAAGAGAAACTCCTTTCCCAACCTATTTGTGCCCTAGTTACCCAGGCGAAGACGAGACCCTGACAACGTACCTAGCAGTGGTTGGTCCTGGATGCGCCTTCACAGGGTCGGAACCACGAGAGTTCAGCGGCGAGTCCGAAAGAGCAGCAAGCTTAATTACCGTGATCGATGCTCCCCACGAGAGAGCCGTCCACTGGATGTCGCCCGAGGACATTACGCCCGAGGAAGTGCTGGCATTCGACGAGGAAACCAAGTGGCAGCATGTGGGAGTGGGGCTAGTTGCTCATTTTGATGGCAGTTGTCATTCCCTTCCCAAGGATATTGACCAAGAAGAACTGCGTGCGATGCTCACGTTGTCTGTCGCGGAGTTGCCGGAGACGCCCTAA
- a CDS encoding MoxR family ATPase, with amino-acid sequence MLQEFRQHRQIMQQELQKVIVGQDEVIEQIFAAIFTRGHCLLEGVPGLAKTLMVSTLSSILDLQFKRIQFTPDLMPSDITGTNVLEEDDEGKRSFRFVEGPVFTNILLADEINRTPPKTQAALLEAMQERQVSVGQTTYDLPKPFFTIATQNPIEQEGTYPLPEAQLDRFMFNIKVDYPSAEEEEQILTSTTRQDKPEVKKILSSRAILNLQKLVGSVAVSEYVIKYVARLVRATRPKDESAPQYVQELVDWGAGPRAGQFLIQGGKALAAMDGRFTVAVEDVQKIAIPVLRHRVSTNFQAQAEGMTNEDVIGRLIADIPTPEIPKYGEG; translated from the coding sequence ATTCTGCAAGAATTCCGCCAGCACCGACAGATCATGCAACAAGAGTTGCAGAAGGTGATCGTTGGGCAAGATGAAGTGATTGAGCAGATCTTCGCAGCGATCTTCACTCGCGGGCATTGCCTGTTGGAAGGCGTGCCCGGGCTGGCGAAGACCCTGATGGTGAGCACGCTCTCCTCGATTCTTGATTTGCAATTCAAGCGGATTCAGTTCACGCCTGACCTAATGCCCTCAGACATCACCGGCACGAATGTTCTGGAAGAAGATGATGAGGGCAAGAGAAGCTTCCGCTTTGTCGAGGGGCCAGTCTTCACAAACATTCTGCTGGCGGACGAAATCAATCGGACCCCGCCGAAGACACAGGCGGCGCTCTTGGAAGCGATGCAGGAACGACAAGTTTCCGTCGGCCAAACAACCTACGATCTGCCGAAGCCATTCTTTACGATCGCCACACAGAACCCGATTGAACAAGAAGGAACCTATCCGCTTCCCGAAGCGCAACTCGACCGATTTATGTTCAACATTAAGGTCGATTATCCGAGTGCTGAGGAAGAAGAGCAGATCCTCACGAGCACCACCCGCCAAGATAAACCCGAGGTGAAGAAGATTCTCTCCTCACGAGCAATCTTGAATCTGCAGAAGCTGGTCGGCTCGGTCGCCGTGAGCGAGTATGTGATCAAGTACGTTGCAAGACTCGTCCGCGCAACACGTCCGAAAGATGAATCAGCGCCCCAGTACGTGCAGGAGCTTGTCGACTGGGGTGCCGGGCCACGTGCTGGACAGTTTCTCATCCAAGGGGGCAAAGCGTTGGCGGCGATGGACGGACGATTCACGGTCGCCGTGGAAGATGTTCAGAAAATCGCAATCCCCGTGCTTCGTCATCGAGTGAGTACGAACTTCCAAGCGCAAGCAGAAGGCATGACCAACGAGGATGTCATCGGGCGGTTGATTGCCGATATCCCGACGCCGGAGATTCCGAAGTATGGGGAGGGGTAA
- a CDS encoding DUF2306 domain-containing protein — MASNLALVVKLLACLLILKTVAVVLANFPDYFPPDFRSDFLLGREEYFFSWYRCAFYVHILSGPFTLIAGLFLLSETMRKRFPKWHRRVGRVQVATILLLLTPSGLAMAWHAATGRIATCGFAVLAVFTAICVLQGWRNAVQQRFQHHRQWMLRCYVLLCSAVVLRVIGGISQTYGIEWTYSYAAWVSWLVPIAILEILFRASPATPRQTT; from the coding sequence ATGGCAAGTAATCTAGCACTTGTTGTCAAGTTGCTAGCCTGCCTACTGATCCTCAAAACCGTCGCCGTCGTTCTCGCAAACTTCCCCGATTACTTCCCACCGGACTTCCGCTCCGATTTTCTGCTGGGCCGCGAAGAGTATTTCTTCTCCTGGTACCGCTGTGCGTTTTACGTTCATATTCTCTCTGGTCCGTTCACGTTGATAGCGGGGCTGTTCTTGCTCAGCGAGACGATGCGGAAGCGTTTCCCTAAATGGCATCGCCGAGTGGGACGAGTCCAAGTTGCAACCATCCTGCTGTTACTCACACCCAGTGGTCTGGCAATGGCTTGGCATGCCGCCACCGGTCGGATCGCCACTTGCGGTTTCGCCGTCCTGGCAGTCTTTACTGCAATCTGCGTTCTCCAAGGTTGGCGGAATGCAGTGCAACAGAGATTCCAGCATCATCGCCAGTGGATGCTGCGCTGTTATGTCCTGCTCTGCTCAGCGGTGGTACTGCGTGTCATCGGCGGAATCTCACAAACTTACGGCATTGAATGGACGTATTCGTATGCCGCGTGGGTGAGTTGGTTAGTGCCAATCGCTATTCTTGAGATTCTGTTTAGGGCGTCTCCGGCAACTCCGCGACAGACAACGTGA
- a CDS encoding DUF58 domain-containing protein produces the protein MPSTVENYLKPEVIRQISRLDLRAQFIVKGFLQGLHASPLQGFSVEFSEHRRYAPGDDPKDIDWLAYAKTDRYYVKKFEAETNITGYLAMDLSASMAYRYRQELSKFEYATCLAAALCYLMVHQNDPVGLITFGERIVDSLAPKSKRAQIGNILSLLARLEPKDQTDVANSLNQLAAMLKHESLVMVFSDLLVEPEPLLASLRRLRHGGHDVIVFHILDQAEVEFPFEGLVELEDPETNERLEVDADGYRTDYLAEINGFRDMLSRECVKSKIDYVPLDTSMPFDRALMEYLLNRRDWG, from the coding sequence ATGCCCTCGACCGTCGAAAACTATCTGAAGCCCGAAGTCATTCGGCAGATTTCACGGCTAGACCTGCGGGCACAGTTCATTGTGAAAGGGTTTCTGCAGGGACTTCACGCTAGTCCGTTGCAAGGCTTTTCCGTCGAGTTCAGCGAGCATCGTCGATACGCGCCTGGGGACGACCCTAAAGATATTGATTGGCTCGCTTATGCGAAGACGGATCGCTACTACGTTAAGAAGTTCGAAGCGGAAACGAACATCACCGGCTATTTGGCGATGGACTTAAGCGCTTCGATGGCCTATCGCTATCGGCAGGAGCTTTCCAAGTTCGAATACGCCACCTGCCTGGCGGCGGCACTTTGCTATTTGATGGTTCACCAGAACGATCCGGTAGGGCTCATCACGTTCGGTGAGAGAATCGTCGATTCCCTGGCTCCGAAAAGCAAACGGGCACAGATTGGCAATATCCTTTCGCTACTCGCGCGGCTGGAGCCCAAAGATCAAACCGATGTGGCCAACAGCCTGAATCAGCTTGCTGCGATGCTCAAGCACGAAAGCCTCGTGATGGTGTTTAGCGATCTGCTCGTGGAGCCCGAGCCACTGCTGGCATCCTTGCGACGGCTGAGGCACGGCGGGCACGATGTGATCGTGTTTCACATTCTCGATCAGGCGGAAGTCGAATTCCCTTTCGAGGGACTCGTTGAGCTCGAAGACCCAGAAACCAACGAGCGGCTCGAAGTCGACGCCGATGGTTACCGGACGGATTACTTGGCAGAAATCAATGGCTTTCGCGACATGCTGAGCCGTGAATGCGTAAAAAGCAAAATCGATTATGTGCCGCTGGATACAAGTATGCCGTTTGATCGTGCGCTGATGGAGTATTTGCTGAACAGGCGGGATTGGGGATAA
- a CDS encoding DUF1559 domain-containing protein has product MNNQHKGFTLVELLIIIAIIGTLLALLNPFHAHPSRERARQATCKHNLKRIAQAIRSYEREHGTLPPAFTTNSKGDRLHSWRTLILPYLGENALYDKIDLRKPWNDPVNVEARITRIENYQCPSSPNSPEEKGFTTYLGMVGKQCVFTGKQSRELASVTRDFSTTACVIDVEDAFAVHWMSPHDIDLKTTLQMFKDADTKHPALYFVAYLDGDAGLIPSEVDPKELLKKLTVASE; this is encoded by the coding sequence GTGAATAATCAGCACAAGGGATTTACGCTTGTTGAACTGTTAATCATTATCGCGATCATTGGCACCTTATTGGCTCTACTGAACCCTTTTCATGCCCATCCTTCTAGGGAACGAGCGCGACAAGCTACATGCAAACACAACCTGAAACGTATTGCGCAAGCGATACGAAGTTATGAGCGTGAGCACGGAACACTGCCGCCAGCGTTCACAACAAACAGCAAGGGAGACCGCCTGCATAGTTGGAGAACATTGATATTGCCGTACCTAGGGGAGAACGCACTGTACGACAAAATAGATCTTAGGAAGCCGTGGAACGACCCTGTTAATGTTGAGGCGAGAATTACGAGGATCGAGAATTATCAATGTCCGAGTTCACCAAACTCGCCCGAAGAAAAAGGCTTTACGACCTATTTGGGGATGGTTGGTAAGCAGTGTGTCTTTACAGGTAAACAGAGCCGAGAGCTTGCAAGTGTCACCAGGGATTTCAGTACGACAGCTTGCGTTATCGACGTTGAAGATGCTTTCGCTGTGCATTGGATGTCTCCCCATGACATTGACTTGAAGACTACACTGCAAATGTTCAAGGATGCGGATACGAAGCATCCAGCTCTTTACTTTGTAGCCTATCTGGATGGTGATGCTGGGTTGATTCCTAGCGAAGTAGACCCTAAGGAGCTCCTCAAGAAGCTTACTGTCGCGAGTGAGTAA
- a CDS encoding BatA domain-containing protein, translating to MSFLTPLLLAGAGLIALPIVLHLVMRQEPQLLLFPALRFVQQRRDSNRRRIKLRHWLLLALRCLLIALFAFALARPTLRGSGLRGKEGAPLAVAMVVDTSPRMQYVRQNKTRLEEATEIAGKLLNKFPEDTQVAVVDLGRAAGGFARDLGTARTRLSNLRTSPSTRPLSEVAAEAIALVADKEEYRQEVFLYTDLSAAAWSEEEVQNLNAALEAEPEVKLYLVDVGVEEPTNRTLGDLEIRRTVLRPGESLHVEASLEGRGGEEASLVELWLKSSAGDELEKRGQQIVKSSAESEASSQKVSFDVSDLPLGTHQAVVKLTSTDPLMIDNERYFTVEVRPPERVLIVAENKTDALFAQEALNPTLWDQPLRFVCETTTFDALPQAELNSETKNYKTVLALDPPPLGADGWQQLTDFANQGGGLGIFLGHNASREPFNAKKAQELLPGPIVRKSRDATYLRPKRLDHPALVELRDYAETIPWKTCEVFTYWQFEELTDDAYTIATYANGDPALVERSLGRGRVITMTTPISDSLEPEGRDPWNVLTAPAVAWPFVAIVEELTGYLTQDSLGELTFAAGKTARVPLSAQQQISSYVLRQPDGQALRRTATPGDRSLQVSVTDQLGNYRLTAGGDGTSREQANSGTRLDRGFSVNLPATATALERIDSSELLASFPEGRVEIAESLEDAQEYADVGTRGRELFSWVMVLVTLVWCGEHVLANRFYRKKD from the coding sequence ATGAGCTTCCTAACACCATTACTGCTAGCCGGAGCCGGGCTTATCGCCTTGCCCATCGTGCTGCATTTGGTGATGCGCCAGGAGCCGCAACTGCTGCTGTTTCCTGCACTGCGCTTTGTGCAGCAACGTCGAGACTCGAATCGACGGCGAATCAAACTGCGGCACTGGTTACTCTTAGCACTACGCTGCCTACTAATCGCACTGTTTGCATTCGCACTGGCACGGCCCACGCTTCGGGGTAGTGGTTTACGAGGCAAAGAAGGGGCTCCCCTTGCTGTGGCTATGGTGGTCGATACCTCGCCGCGGATGCAGTATGTCCGTCAGAACAAGACGCGGCTAGAAGAAGCGACGGAGATCGCCGGCAAGCTACTTAACAAGTTTCCCGAAGACACGCAGGTTGCCGTGGTTGATTTGGGGCGAGCTGCGGGCGGGTTCGCGCGTGATTTGGGGACTGCACGCACCCGGTTGTCGAATCTAAGAACCAGCCCAAGCACGCGTCCGTTGTCGGAAGTCGCTGCGGAAGCCATCGCGTTGGTTGCCGACAAGGAGGAATACCGTCAGGAGGTGTTTCTCTACACGGACCTTTCAGCCGCTGCTTGGTCGGAAGAAGAAGTGCAAAACTTGAATGCGGCATTGGAAGCTGAACCCGAAGTGAAACTCTACCTGGTCGATGTCGGGGTGGAGGAGCCCACCAATCGAACGCTGGGAGATTTAGAAATCCGCCGTACGGTGCTTCGTCCCGGCGAGTCGCTGCACGTGGAAGCGTCCCTCGAAGGAAGAGGTGGCGAGGAGGCTTCGCTAGTCGAGCTGTGGCTCAAGTCGAGTGCTGGTGATGAGCTCGAAAAACGAGGGCAGCAGATTGTCAAATCAAGTGCCGAATCTGAAGCTAGCTCTCAGAAAGTCTCCTTTGACGTTTCCGATCTGCCACTGGGGACACATCAAGCGGTCGTGAAACTCACTTCGACCGATCCGCTGATGATCGACAACGAGCGTTATTTCACGGTAGAAGTCCGACCCCCTGAGCGTGTCCTTATCGTGGCTGAGAATAAGACAGATGCGCTGTTCGCGCAGGAGGCGCTCAACCCGACGCTGTGGGATCAACCTCTGCGCTTTGTTTGCGAAACAACCACTTTCGACGCTTTGCCTCAAGCGGAACTTAACAGTGAAACAAAAAACTACAAAACCGTCCTCGCACTCGACCCCCCGCCGCTCGGTGCCGACGGATGGCAGCAGTTGACGGACTTCGCCAATCAAGGGGGCGGCTTGGGAATCTTTCTAGGTCACAACGCAAGTCGCGAACCGTTCAACGCAAAAAAGGCACAGGAACTGTTGCCCGGCCCAATAGTCCGCAAGTCACGCGATGCAACTTATCTTCGCCCTAAGCGTCTCGACCACCCTGCCCTGGTTGAACTACGTGACTACGCTGAAACCATTCCGTGGAAGACTTGCGAGGTGTTCACCTATTGGCAGTTTGAGGAGTTGACGGACGATGCCTACACCATCGCCACCTACGCCAACGGCGATCCAGCACTCGTCGAACGCTCGCTCGGCCGGGGCCGGGTGATTACGATGACCACACCGATTTCCGACTCATTGGAACCGGAAGGTCGTGATCCGTGGAACGTCCTCACGGCTCCCGCCGTCGCCTGGCCGTTCGTGGCGATTGTTGAAGAGCTGACCGGCTATCTCACGCAGGATAGCTTGGGTGAGTTGACTTTCGCCGCGGGCAAAACCGCACGGGTTCCCTTGAGCGCCCAGCAGCAGATATCCAGCTATGTGCTGCGTCAACCGGATGGACAAGCACTGCGGCGTACGGCAACTCCCGGAGATCGCTCTTTACAGGTGAGTGTGACTGACCAATTGGGCAATTATCGGCTCACCGCCGGCGGCGACGGAACAAGTAGGGAACAGGCGAACTCGGGCACTCGGCTCGATCGGGGCTTTAGCGTCAACCTTCCGGCGACCGCCACGGCCTTGGAGCGGATTGATTCCAGCGAGTTGCTCGCCTCGTTCCCCGAAGGACGTGTGGAGATCGCTGAGTCGTTGGAAGATGCTCAGGAATACGCAGACGTAGGTACCCGCGGGCGCGAGTTGTTCTCCTGGGTCATGGTGCTGGTGACACTCGTTTGGTGCGGCGAGCACGTGCTGGCGAATCGGTTCTATCGGAAGAAGGATTGA
- a CDS encoding glutamine amidotransferase: MTQWSFDPVGGPWALAALAAVLLPLLAIGPNSEQSRGRRITLVALRALTVLLLFATLLRPALETTETRPLPGKLLVLGDVSRSMTVEDSLGDESRSAAMQAILRDSQAEFAELGEAWELGAYAFDEQLTPVKVEEGLIDFPDAEGDQTAIGAALDDVLAREAQQRLVAVMVLSDGAQRAFAPRDTPPQNLARRLALDGVPLYTFTFGKPALGDRSDVRMSDLLTNDTTFADTPATVSGVLTTSGYRNQPFTVQLLWEDAEGEMQVVDTQRVEMKGTRRQQDIKLSHTPREPGEYKVTLRVEPPEGELVTANNEQTTFVTVLKGGVKVLYLAGAARVGGGPGIEARFVRNALAAHADLNVNYELLNYRNPRIDYRSQLERGNYDVFLLGNVDSVAFDKRTWQAIADRVDDGAGLAMLGGFHSFGPGGYRSTPLERVIPVVMGRAERQNFDEPPRPDMHLPPGPVKLVPIELGGSLHPILQIGESPTGQSELWQEMPSLDGANRFDRLQLPRTARVIAEADNPSRSPLLVVSAWGEGRTAALAFDSTWHWQMEGAGDTHRRFWRQLVLWLAKKDDSAGQRVWAKLDGRRYQQGSRVEFTYGARDAQSKPLADAEFDVQVELPDGTAKAIRTSGSKKINSASFAETSQPGDYRILVSVRAGGESLGTTTLRFSVTDQDVELDQPAADPTLMAALANATAEAGGEALAPEELPQLLERLKEKREEFEEEIVQQTTLWDTWPMFLGFVGLLGTEWFLRKKWGMV, from the coding sequence ATGACCCAGTGGAGCTTCGATCCTGTTGGCGGACCTTGGGCACTTGCTGCATTGGCTGCGGTGCTACTGCCGTTGCTGGCGATTGGTCCGAATAGTGAGCAGTCGCGTGGGCGACGCATTACCCTGGTTGCGCTTCGGGCACTGACCGTATTGCTGCTGTTTGCAACGCTATTACGTCCCGCGTTGGAAACCACCGAAACGCGTCCACTGCCCGGCAAGTTGCTCGTCTTGGGCGACGTGTCGCGCAGCATGACGGTCGAGGATTCTCTCGGAGACGAATCGCGATCCGCCGCCATGCAAGCGATCCTTCGCGATTCACAGGCCGAATTTGCCGAACTAGGTGAGGCTTGGGAGCTGGGTGCCTACGCGTTCGACGAGCAACTCACGCCGGTGAAAGTTGAAGAAGGCCTGATCGACTTCCCGGATGCGGAAGGAGATCAAACTGCTATCGGTGCAGCACTCGATGACGTCCTCGCCCGGGAAGCACAACAACGGTTGGTTGCCGTGATGGTTCTCAGCGACGGCGCCCAACGGGCCTTTGCCCCGCGCGATACTCCGCCGCAGAACTTAGCTCGTCGATTAGCCTTGGACGGCGTGCCGCTGTACACGTTCACGTTTGGCAAACCGGCTTTGGGAGACCGCTCCGATGTCCGTATGAGTGACTTGCTCACCAACGATACGACATTCGCCGATACACCTGCAACCGTCAGCGGCGTGTTGACGACCAGTGGCTACCGCAATCAACCGTTCACAGTGCAACTGCTTTGGGAAGATGCTGAAGGGGAAATGCAGGTCGTCGACACCCAGCGTGTGGAAATGAAGGGCACGCGACGGCAGCAGGACATCAAGCTTTCGCACACGCCACGTGAGCCGGGTGAGTACAAAGTGACTTTGCGGGTTGAGCCTCCCGAAGGAGAACTCGTCACAGCCAACAACGAGCAGACGACATTTGTCACCGTGCTGAAAGGCGGCGTGAAGGTGCTTTATCTTGCCGGGGCTGCGCGCGTTGGCGGTGGACCGGGGATTGAGGCCCGGTTTGTGCGAAATGCGCTGGCCGCTCACGCGGATTTGAACGTGAATTACGAACTGCTCAACTATCGCAACCCGCGGATTGATTATCGGAGCCAACTGGAACGCGGTAACTATGACGTGTTCTTGCTCGGCAATGTTGATTCGGTCGCCTTCGACAAGCGCACCTGGCAGGCGATTGCCGATCGCGTTGACGACGGCGCCGGACTGGCGATGCTGGGTGGCTTTCATAGCTTTGGTCCGGGCGGCTACCGGAGCACGCCTCTGGAACGGGTAATCCCCGTGGTGATGGGCCGCGCGGAACGGCAAAACTTCGACGAACCGCCCCGCCCCGACATGCACCTCCCGCCCGGGCCGGTGAAGTTGGTTCCTATTGAATTGGGAGGTAGCCTTCACCCGATCCTGCAAATTGGTGAGTCGCCCACGGGGCAGTCCGAGCTCTGGCAAGAGATGCCGTCGCTCGACGGGGCGAACCGTTTCGATCGTTTGCAACTTCCACGCACGGCCCGAGTGATTGCTGAGGCGGACAACCCTTCCCGGTCGCCGCTGCTCGTCGTCAGCGCCTGGGGTGAGGGGCGCACGGCTGCCCTGGCGTTCGACTCGACTTGGCACTGGCAAATGGAAGGCGCCGGCGATACGCATCGCCGTTTCTGGCGGCAGCTCGTGTTATGGCTCGCCAAGAAAGACGACAGCGCGGGGCAACGCGTGTGGGCAAAGCTCGACGGGCGGCGTTACCAGCAAGGGAGCCGCGTCGAGTTCACCTATGGCGCGCGCGACGCACAGAGCAAGCCGCTCGCCGATGCGGAGTTCGACGTGCAAGTTGAACTCCCCGATGGAACCGCCAAAGCCATCCGCACCAGCGGCAGCAAGAAAATCAACAGCGCGAGCTTTGCCGAAACTTCCCAGCCAGGCGACTACCGAATCCTCGTCAGCGTCCGTGCCGGAGGCGAATCACTCGGCACAACGACGCTGCGTTTCTCCGTGACCGACCAAGATGTCGAGCTCGACCAACCCGCCGCGGATCCCACGCTCATGGCAGCCCTTGCCAACGCCACCGCCGAAGCCGGGGGCGAAGCGCTCGCCCCCGAGGAACTGCCGCAGCTTCTGGAACGCTTGAAAGAGAAGCGTGAGGAGTTCGAGGAAGAGATCGTCCAGCAAACAACGCTGTGGGATACGTGGCCAATGTTCCTCGGCTTTGTGGGGTTGCTGGGAACGGAGTGGTTTTTACGGAAGAAGTGGGGGATGGTTTAG
- a CDS encoding type II toxin-antitoxin system YafQ family toxin yields the protein MKRQVESSPAFERSLRRYLKKHPEAAETVAEAISKLGADAYTQELGIHKLKGNLSGILSAELAYDLRLLFEIETRGTAEVVLLLKLGTHDEVYGK from the coding sequence ATGAAACGGCAAGTTGAGTCATCGCCCGCTTTCGAGCGAAGTCTTCGTCGTTATCTCAAGAAACATCCCGAAGCAGCCGAAACCGTCGCCGAGGCCATCTCAAAACTCGGAGCGGATGCCTATACTCAAGAATTAGGTATCCACAAGTTAAAAGGGAACCTATCAGGCATCTTGTCGGCCGAACTCGCATACGACCTACGGCTGCTGTTTGAGATTGAAACTCGCGGGACTGCTGAGGTAGTTCTTCTGCTCAAGCTTGGCACGCACGATGAAGTTTATGGCAAGTAA